The following proteins come from a genomic window of Sorghum bicolor cultivar BTx623 chromosome 3, Sorghum_bicolor_NCBIv3, whole genome shotgun sequence:
- the LOC8079026 gene encoding E3 ubiquitin-protein ligase SINA-like 3 yields MEIESNADGSAGKRNGQVEQEGEHVANAKRLKGSIEVEAFSCRVCAQLLSPPIFECSSVSWHFICSSCRDKLPADKNKCPLCSGAGGCDLARSLGMERAARSILVDCRYAERGCTVKTAFYEPRDSHEKVCPHAPSLCPEPGCGFAGRPEQLLDHLTGHHGWPSTKFDYPEAFDLRVDEPGAQVLCCKEDGQLFLVNVKPTARPPPAGRVVSLVGVPPYLKPTGFGCRVEFSCFLSHRGTMALDDIQPLRLSDWPPATEFLCVLPDISDKENEASSVKPLEPTFRIMFVCASSNEGERSWHDTIYIESDEDDSDYEDDD; encoded by the exons ATGGAGATCGAGAGTAACGCCGATGGCAGCGCCGGCAAGCGGAATGGACAAGTTGAGCAAGAGGGCGAGCATGTCGCCAATGCCAAGAGGCTCAAGGGCAGCATTGAGGTGGAGGCCTTCAGTTGCCGCGTCTGCGCTCAGCTCCTCAGTCCTCCCATCTTCGAG TGTTCCTCGGTGTCTTGGCATTTCATTTGCTCCTCCTGCCGCGACAAGCTGCCGGCGGACAAGAACAAGTGCCCCTTGTgctccggcgccggcggctGTGACCTCGCGCGCAGCCTCGGCATGGAGCGCGCCGCCCGATCCATCCTCGTCGACTGCCGCTACGCCGAGCGCGGGTGCACGGTGAAGACGGCCTTCTACGAGCCGCGGGACTCCCACGAGAAGGTCTGCCCGCACGCGCCGTCCCTATGCCCGGAGCCGGGCTGCGGCTTCGCCGGGCGGCCGGAGCAGCTCCTGGACCACCTCACCGGCCACCACGGCTGGCCGTCCACGAAGTTCGATTACCCGGAGGCGTTCGATCTCCGCGTCGACGAGCCGGGCGCGCAGGTCCTCTGCTGCAAGGAAGACGGCCAGCTCTTCCTCGTGAACGTGAAGCCGACCGCGCGGCCGCCGCCCGCCGGGCGCGTCGTCTCCCTCGTCGGCGTTCCGCCCTACCTCAAGCCCACCGGGTTCGGGTGTAGGGTGGAGTTCTCGTGCTTTTTGTCTCATCGCGGCACGATGGCGCTGGACGATATACAGCCCCTGCGGCTCTCCGACTGGCCCCCGGCGACGGAATTCCTCTGCGTTCTGCCCGACATCTCCGACAAGGAAAACGAGGCGAGTAGTGTCAAGCCGCTGGAACCCACGTTCAGAATCATGTTCGTATGTGCTTCCTCTAATGAAGGTGAGAGGTCGTGGCATGACACTATCTACATCGAAAGCGACGAGGATGATAGTGATTATGAGGATGACGATTGA
- the LOC8079027 gene encoding indole-2-monooxygenase: MAQVLQEVHQYGLHEQLHESPPQAALIYSLLLAACPVIILLLLIRRYATTSPSAGATAARARQEELLGKLPAPPRKLPVVGHLHLVGPLPHVSLRDLAAEHGRDGLMLLRLGAVPTLVVSSPRAAQAVLRTHDQVFASRAYSPVADILFYGSTDVAFAPYGDHWRQVKKISTTHLLTNKKVRAYRHAREREVRLVIAKIRKAAISGTTVELSDLLSSFANDIVCHAVSDEYFREKGRNKLFRELAEANSSLIGGFNLEDYFPVLVKLDMVKRMVCAKAQKVHKRWDELLDKLIDGHANATRSESQHVDEESDFIDLLLSIQQEYNLTRDHIKAQLVIMFQAGTDTSFIVLEYAMIKLMQNPNLMTKLQDELRTIPKEKEIVTEDDLNGLSYLKAVIKETLRLHGPAPLLVPHLSMAECDIEGYTIPSRTCVIVNAWALARDPIYWESAERFMPERFLEGGSAMTMDYRGNDFHYLPFGVGRRICPGISFAISSIEIMLANLVYHFNWELPPELKKSGIDMTESFGVTVHRTKKLLLVPVLPQD; this comes from the exons ATGGCTCAAGTGCTGCAGGAAGTGCACCAGTATGGCCTCCATGAACAGCTGCACGAATCACCTCCACAAGCAGCACTGATCTACTCTCTTCTGCTAGCCGCTTGCCCTGTAATAATTCTCCTCCTACTCATACGCCGCTACGCGACGACGTCGCCGTCGGCAGGGGCCACGGCGGCGAGAGCAAGGCAAGAAGAGCTGCTGGGGAAGCTCCCTGCGCCTCCGCGCAAGCTCCCCGTCGTCGGTCACCTACACCTCGTAGGGCCCCTCCCGCACGTCTCCCTCCGCGACCTCGCCGCCGAGCACGGCCGCGACGGCCTCATGCTCCTCCGCCTCGGCGCCGTCCCCACGCTCGTCGTCTCCTCCCCGCGCGCCGCGCAGGCCGTCCTGCGCACGCACGACCAGGTGTTCGCGTCCCGGGCCTACTCCCCCGTGGCTGACATCCTCTTCTACGGCTCCACCGACGTCGCCTTCGCCCCCTACGGCGACCACTGGCGCCAAGTCAAGAAGATCTCCACGACGCACCTCCTCACCAACAAGAAGGTCCGGGCCTACCGTCACGCTCGTGAGCGAGAG GTGAGGTTGGTCATAGCCAAGATTCGGAAGGCAGCAATCTCAGGCACGACCGTTGAATTGAGCGACCTGCTCAGCTCCTTCGCCAACGACATAGTGTGTCATGCTGTGTCAGACGAGTATTTTAGGGAGAAAGGCCGTAACAAGCTCTTTCGAGAACTGGCTGAGGCGAACTCGTCCCTCATAGGTGGCTTCAACCTTGAGGACTACTTCCCTGTCTTGGTGAAGCTGGATATGGTCAAGAGGATGGTGTGTGCTAAGGCTCAGAAGGTGCACAAGAGATGGGACGAGCTTCTTGATAAGCTCATTGATGGCCATGCAAATGCAACAAGGTCAGAGTCACAACATGTCGACGAGGAAAGTGACTTCATTGATCTGTTGCTCTCTATCCAGCAAGAGTACAACCTCACGAGGGACCATATCAAGGCACAACTGGTG ATCATGTTCCAAGCTGGCACTGATACATCATTCATAGTGTTGGAATATGCTATGATTAAGCTCATGCAAAACCCCAACCTCATGACCAAGCTACAAGACGAGCTGAGGACTATACCAAAGGAAAAGGAAATTGTTACTGAAGACGATTTGAATGGTCTGTCCTACCTAAAGGCAGTCATCAAAGAGACACTACGACTCCATGGACCAGCTCCTCTCCTTGTGCCCCACCTCTCCATGGCTGAATGTGACATAGAGGGTTACACGATACCGTCTAGAACATGTGTCATCGTGAATGCTTGGGCTCTTGCTAGGGATCCTATCTATTGGGAGAGTGCTGAGAGGTTCATGCCTGAGCGGTTCTTGGAAGGTGGCAGCGCCATGACCATGGACTATAGaggaaacgatttccactacttGCCATTTGGGGTTGGGCGAAGGATTTGCCCAGGAATAAGCTTTGCCATTTCTTCTATAGAGATCATGCTAGCAAACCTTGTGTACCACTTCAACTGGGAGCTACCACCAGAATTGAAGAAAAGTGGCATTGATATGACTGAATCATTTGGAGTGACAGTGCACCGAACAAAGAAGCTTCTCCTTGTACCTGTATTGCCTCAGGACTAA